In Gracilimonas sp., a single window of DNA contains:
- a CDS encoding TlpA disulfide reductase family protein: MAFNYRLIILIVVSTFFVSCTQESTLSGSIDYLGDAVLILQEKPVHYKYAPVSNDTIPVTDEGTFDLSLSVEQPELRTLYINDASYPVYLTPGNNLSITITRSDFPKNVRVEGYSQDWDERYDAYLREIEGLDSQILQEVEKIKVGEENQLTNLSKQKYKIAEKHLKETPFRDYYLQAIGEHLVFKVRSIEYNGRNFDHFDTDSARASVFNEAKELGFFTFESLKAQRAGIRDFTHYYARTFGIYDSVKADYEMDLSEHDIKRIAYKSLNEKRLEVLEHIEERDALAHVRMYLVAERIGEQSLEIATPSYEDYLEEFSDYPKYTDFLTYFYNEIKSVSPGQPAVPFAIPDINGDIHTMEDYRGKFVLLDFWAGWCQPCLEEFPHMRDIYERYSRDELEIVAISNEVDSLVWVQDIKRFDNPWVQLYSGDGFQEKTFTAYKGGGIPFYILVDPDGKIARYNDIRASFNFTTVFDSLLTEYKNSQE, from the coding sequence ATGGCCTTTAACTATCGATTAATCATATTGATTGTTGTTTCTACATTTTTCGTTTCATGTACTCAAGAAAGCACTCTTAGTGGTAGTATAGATTATCTTGGGGATGCAGTTCTTATTCTTCAGGAAAAACCCGTCCATTACAAATATGCCCCTGTTTCAAATGATACCATACCGGTAACAGATGAGGGCACCTTTGATTTGTCCCTCTCTGTAGAACAACCAGAACTTAGAACTCTTTATATTAATGATGCCTCCTATCCTGTTTACCTAACTCCCGGAAATAATCTTTCAATTACCATCACCCGTTCTGATTTTCCCAAAAACGTTCGGGTGGAAGGATATTCACAAGATTGGGATGAACGATATGACGCCTATTTGCGTGAAATTGAAGGGCTCGACTCCCAAATCCTTCAGGAAGTGGAGAAAATTAAGGTTGGAGAAGAAAACCAACTTACAAACCTAAGTAAACAAAAATATAAAATTGCTGAAAAGCATCTTAAAGAAACTCCTTTCAGAGACTATTACTTGCAAGCAATTGGAGAACATTTGGTTTTTAAAGTTCGGTCAATAGAATATAATGGGCGCAATTTCGACCATTTTGATACAGATTCTGCCCGGGCCAGCGTTTTCAATGAAGCCAAAGAACTTGGTTTTTTCACCTTTGAATCTCTTAAAGCACAGCGTGCCGGCATCAGGGATTTCACTCATTATTACGCCCGTACATTTGGGATTTACGATAGCGTAAAGGCCGACTATGAGATGGATTTATCCGAACATGACATCAAACGAATAGCATACAAGTCTTTAAATGAGAAGCGTCTGGAGGTTTTGGAACATATAGAAGAAAGGGACGCATTGGCTCACGTACGGATGTATTTAGTGGCTGAACGAATTGGAGAACAGTCTTTGGAAATAGCCACACCAAGTTATGAGGACTATCTTGAAGAATTTTCAGATTATCCCAAATACACTGATTTTTTAACTTATTTCTATAATGAAATTAAATCTGTCTCCCCAGGCCAGCCGGCCGTTCCTTTTGCAATTCCCGATATTAATGGAGATATCCATACCATGGAAGATTATAGAGGCAAATTTGTATTGCTAGATTTTTGGGCCGGATGGTGCCAGCCGTGCCTGGAGGAGTTTCCGCACATGCGCGATATTTATGAACGTTACTCACGGGATGAACTTGAGATCGTAGCTATTTCAAACGAAGTGGACAGCCTGGTTTGGGTACAAGACATTAAGCGGTTTGATAATCCCTGGGTGCAGCTTTACAGCGGTGATGGTTTTCAGGAAAAGACCTTCACTGCTTATAAGGGTGGTGGAATTCCATTCTATATTTTAGTTGATCCGGATGGAAAGATCGCCCGTTATAATGATATTCGAGCCTCTTTTAATTTTACTACCGTATTTGACTCCCTCTTAACTGAATACAAAAATTCACAAGAATAA
- a CDS encoding glycoside hydrolase family 3 N-terminal domain-containing protein produces the protein MLRFLLALLLIPGIVSCQDSKPEPQEIIDSQRLGQMIVIGFRGTELSEESTIYKDLSERNISGVVLFDRDVITGNRSRNIESPSQLMQLTNSIIASAPTSPIIAVDQEGGLVSRLKQSKGFPKSVSAEYLGELDNEDSTRHYSRQMAQEFMVVSTNTNFAPVVDVNTNPENPVIGKLERSFSSDPEKVAEHAGYVIDEYSNEGILTVLKHFPGHGSSTSDSHLGFTDVTDTWNESELIPYKKLFSEKEIHAVMTAHIFNANIDSLWPATLSDKTINGLLRDSLGFEGVVFSDDMQMAAIRAEYGLETAIEKAINAGVDILIFGNNLVYEEDIAERAINIIQKLLEEGRIEKETVEASLARIDKLKEEVIAPLCTCMDF, from the coding sequence ATGCTTCGATTTTTACTTGCTTTACTATTAATACCCGGTATAGTTAGCTGCCAGGATTCAAAGCCTGAACCTCAAGAGATCATAGATTCCCAACGCCTTGGGCAAATGATCGTAATTGGATTCCGAGGCACCGAGCTTTCAGAAGAAAGCACGATCTACAAAGACCTTTCTGAGCGAAATATTTCCGGTGTGGTTTTATTTGACCGGGATGTTATTACCGGGAACCGAAGTCGCAACATTGAAAGCCCGTCTCAGCTCATGCAGCTTACCAACAGTATTATTGCATCCGCTCCCACTTCTCCCATCATAGCCGTAGACCAGGAAGGCGGATTGGTAAGCCGACTGAAACAAAGCAAAGGATTCCCAAAGTCTGTCTCAGCTGAGTATTTAGGAGAGCTGGATAACGAAGATTCAACCCGGCATTACTCCCGGCAGATGGCTCAGGAATTTATGGTGGTGAGTACCAATACCAACTTCGCCCCCGTTGTAGATGTCAACACTAATCCCGAAAATCCCGTAATCGGAAAACTGGAACGCAGCTTTTCATCCGATCCTGAAAAAGTAGCTGAACATGCCGGATATGTTATTGATGAATACAGCAATGAGGGGATTCTAACGGTACTAAAACACTTTCCGGGACATGGAAGCTCTACTTCCGACAGCCACCTTGGCTTTACTGATGTAACTGATACCTGGAATGAATCTGAACTCATTCCTTATAAAAAGCTTTTTTCCGAAAAAGAGATTCATGCGGTGATGACCGCTCACATCTTCAACGCTAACATCGATTCCCTGTGGCCGGCTACCTTATCCGATAAAACGATAAATGGTTTACTCAGAGACTCACTGGGGTTTGAAGGCGTTGTGTTTTCCGATGATATGCAAATGGCTGCCATTCGGGCTGAATACGGATTAGAAACAGCCATCGAAAAAGCCATTAATGCCGGTGTCGATATTCTGATTTTTGGAAATAACCTGGTGTATGAAGAGGATATCGCAGAACGAGCCATCAACATTATTCAAAAGTTACTGGAAGAAGGAAGGATCGAAAAAGAAACCGTAGAAGCATCACTCGCCCGAATTGATAAGCTGAAAGAAGAGGTGATCGCTCCCCTTTGTACCTGCATGGATTTTTAG
- a CDS encoding HD domain-containing protein, which produces MNQTDILSKTEEYVRETLEGEGSGHDWWHIHRVRNTALKLGNEENANLFVVELAALLHDIADHKFHDGDEEIGSATARKWLQGLNAEKHIIDHVCDIIRDVSFKGAKVETPMKSIEGKVVQDADRLDAIGAIGIARAFAYGGHKGRELHNPDIKPESHASFESYKKNSGPTINHFYEKLFLLKDRMNTKSGRKLAQERHQFMQEFVARFLDEWDGSVEL; this is translated from the coding sequence ATGAATCAAACAGATATTCTTTCAAAAACTGAAGAATATGTTCGTGAAACATTGGAAGGAGAAGGCAGCGGACATGATTGGTGGCATATTCACCGTGTCCGAAATACAGCACTGAAACTTGGTAATGAAGAAAACGCCAACCTTTTTGTTGTAGAACTAGCGGCTCTCCTCCACGATATTGCCGATCATAAATTTCATGATGGAGATGAAGAAATCGGATCTGCAACCGCTCGAAAATGGCTCCAAGGACTAAATGCAGAAAAACACATTATTGATCATGTATGTGACATTATACGTGATGTGTCTTTTAAAGGAGCGAAAGTTGAAACTCCCATGAAATCTATTGAGGGAAAAGTTGTGCAAGATGCCGACCGGCTGGATGCCATAGGCGCTATTGGCATCGCCAGGGCTTTTGCGTACGGCGGGCACAAAGGACGCGAACTCCATAACCCAGATATCAAACCGGAAAGTCACGCCTCATTTGAGTCTTACAAGAAAAATAGCGGACCAACCATCAACCATTTCTACGAAAAACTGTTTTTGCTTAAAGATCGTATGAATACTAAATCCGGACGCAAACTGGCTCAGGAACGCCACCAATTTATGCAAGAATTTGTAGCTCGCTTTTTAGATGAATGGGATGGAAGTGTTGAATTATGA
- a CDS encoding prolyl oligopeptidase family serine peptidase, with product MHSLKNRFFLLIIGLFICPVLTTGQGVLSFEDVMKFEDIGSIELSDNGNWAAYEIWPDRGDGKVEVKSTNGRQTFSMKLGASPKITSNGAWVAAFRKVKLAEELKAEKDKPKQGLLLLSTNDGEVTEFDSVQSFSFSENGKWLAVHHMQSKGVEDLKSKNDKLGRELVLQNLDSGDQFQLPFVREMAFDSLSQYLAYSVVDTSGAENGAYIFDLGAWESKEINTAENGFYANLTWDHEPQNLAFTKATLDTSYVESDASLHLWSASDSNLQTLIEQGESNDGFVLRSNNRLTFTNDGNRLFFGFMDAEMAALDSKKEEDEEDSEEEIDIYDVEEITDDRGLDIWHGDDPLIKTHEKNTWNSRKNHLYTAVYHLDRNEWVQLADHNIPDVSIAHNPDLVLGSDDTPYMKERTWDGTYRDYYTVDLNTGEREQFLEHFGGWVNLSPEGKFAAYYQDKQWYLMDTQSLESKNLTAEIDVPFYDEDHDYPSDVPGYGVAGWIEKDAAVMIYDKYDIWRFDTSNGNSRNITEGKGREENRIFRIERMNKDRDEAFENNEDLLLTSYHDLNKNFGFYAAKTNRSGINRLLEEDKKFTFVEKAEDANTILYKREAYDEFPNIWVANNWKFNRTNKLTNLHDDLHEKWNWGKAELVDWLSLDGKFIQGVVIKPDNYDPNKRYPIMTYYYRFFTDRLHDFNEPKTNHRPVFAQYVSDEYVVFLPDIRFEVGRPGFAATKSLVPGIQKLVEMGIADEDKLGLHGHSWSGYQTAFMVTQTDIFDAAVSGAPVSNMTSAYSGIRWGSGMARQFQYEKTQSRIGKTLIEAPLAYIENSPVFYADKITTPMLIMHGDDDGAVPWEQSIEMYLAMRRYNKDVIFLQYHNEPHHPQKIENRLDYAIRMKEYFDYYLKGEGEPKWIIKGEEYRGN from the coding sequence ATGCATTCATTAAAAAATCGGTTTTTTCTTTTGATCATCGGGCTGTTTATATGTCCGGTATTAACTACGGGGCAGGGTGTTTTGAGTTTCGAGGACGTGATGAAATTTGAGGACATCGGTTCCATCGAACTTTCTGACAACGGGAATTGGGCCGCTTATGAAATTTGGCCTGACCGCGGTGACGGTAAAGTGGAAGTAAAAAGTACCAACGGTCGACAGACTTTTTCCATGAAACTGGGGGCCAGTCCAAAGATCACCTCGAATGGAGCATGGGTAGCGGCTTTTCGAAAAGTAAAATTAGCTGAAGAGCTGAAAGCTGAAAAAGATAAGCCTAAACAGGGCTTGTTGCTTTTATCTACCAATGATGGGGAAGTGACAGAATTTGACAGCGTGCAATCATTTTCTTTTTCGGAGAATGGAAAATGGCTGGCAGTACATCATATGCAAAGCAAGGGAGTTGAAGATCTGAAATCGAAAAACGATAAACTCGGTAGAGAGTTAGTGCTTCAGAATCTGGATTCGGGAGATCAGTTTCAGTTGCCTTTTGTACGGGAAATGGCTTTTGACAGTCTCTCTCAATACCTGGCATATTCTGTTGTAGATACTTCAGGAGCTGAAAACGGAGCATATATTTTTGATTTAGGTGCCTGGGAATCAAAAGAAATCAATACGGCGGAAAACGGGTTTTATGCAAATCTGACTTGGGACCATGAGCCTCAAAATCTGGCCTTTACCAAAGCCACACTCGATACTTCATATGTGGAAAGTGATGCCTCCCTGCATTTATGGTCAGCCTCTGATTCGAATTTGCAAACGCTGATTGAACAAGGAGAAAGCAATGACGGTTTTGTGCTTCGGTCTAATAATCGCCTTACGTTCACAAATGATGGCAACCGTCTATTCTTTGGCTTTATGGATGCTGAAATGGCAGCTTTAGATAGTAAAAAAGAGGAGGATGAGGAAGATTCTGAAGAAGAAATTGATATTTATGATGTGGAAGAAATTACGGATGACCGCGGACTCGATATTTGGCATGGAGATGATCCCCTCATTAAAACACATGAAAAGAATACATGGAATTCCCGGAAAAACCATCTTTATACCGCTGTGTATCATCTCGATAGAAACGAGTGGGTACAGCTGGCTGATCATAACATACCGGATGTAAGTATCGCACACAATCCTGATTTGGTTTTGGGAAGCGATGATACTCCATACATGAAAGAACGTACTTGGGACGGCACCTATCGTGATTATTATACGGTAGATCTGAATACCGGGGAGCGAGAACAATTTTTGGAGCACTTTGGCGGATGGGTGAATCTGTCGCCGGAAGGAAAATTCGCGGCTTATTATCAGGATAAACAGTGGTATCTGATGGATACGCAATCTTTAGAATCTAAAAATCTTACCGCAGAAATAGATGTGCCATTCTATGACGAAGATCATGACTACCCATCGGATGTGCCGGGATATGGTGTAGCCGGATGGATTGAAAAAGATGCCGCTGTGATGATCTATGATAAATACGACATCTGGCGATTCGATACTTCTAACGGAAATTCCAGAAATATAACCGAGGGTAAAGGACGGGAGGAAAACCGAATTTTCAGAATCGAAAGGATGAATAAAGACCGGGATGAAGCATTTGAAAATAATGAAGATTTGCTCTTGACTTCCTATCACGATCTCAATAAAAATTTTGGGTTCTACGCAGCCAAGACAAATCGATCTGGTATCAATCGTCTGCTTGAAGAAGACAAGAAATTCACTTTCGTGGAAAAAGCGGAGGATGCAAATACCATTCTGTATAAAAGAGAAGCTTACGACGAATTCCCAAATATTTGGGTAGCTAATAATTGGAAATTTAACCGCACAAACAAGCTAACCAATCTACATGATGATCTTCATGAAAAATGGAATTGGGGAAAAGCAGAACTCGTTGACTGGCTGAGTTTGGATGGCAAGTTTATTCAGGGTGTGGTCATTAAACCGGATAATTACGACCCGAATAAAAGATATCCGATCATGACTTATTACTATCGGTTTTTTACTGATCGGTTGCATGATTTCAATGAGCCGAAGACCAATCACCGCCCGGTGTTTGCCCAATATGTAAGTGATGAATATGTGGTATTCCTTCCGGATATTCGCTTTGAAGTTGGTCGGCCAGGGTTTGCAGCTACTAAGAGTTTGGTTCCCGGAATTCAGAAGCTGGTTGAAATGGGGATAGCGGATGAGGATAAACTTGGTTTGCACGGGCATTCATGGAGTGGCTACCAAACCGCATTTATGGTTACCCAAACCGATATTTTTGATGCGGCGGTTTCTGGTGCCCCCGTCAGTAATATGACGAGTGCGTACAGTGGAATTCGCTGGGGATCCGGGATGGCCCGTCAATTTCAGTATGAAAAAACGCAAAGTCGAATCGGTAAAACACTGATTGAGGCCCCGCTTGCCTACATCGAAAATTCACCGGTCTTCTATGCGGACAAGATTACCACACCGATGCTGATCATGCACGGTGATGACGACGGTGCGGTGCCCTGGGAGCAAAGTATTGAGATGTACCTGGCCATGCGTCGCTACAACAAAGATGTGATCTTCCTGCAGTATCATAATGAGCCGCATCATCCTCAAAAAATAGAAAACCGCCTCGATTATGCCATTCGCATGAAAGAGTATTTTGATTACTACCTGAAGGGCGAAGGTGAACCAAAATGGATCATTAAGGGAGAAGAATATCGGGGAAATTAG
- a CDS encoding DinB family protein, giving the protein MAHTEYTYDYLIQAFQQAKATAENLTSDLDEEVFLRRPAKDKWCIGEILSHLVQTGREYLPQIKKGLNKPDFELKKGADPFIPGFLFRWFIHQVSPENKKKLPTVKSFQPEQTTSIDRHKVLQDFLQLQNEFIIILKKSKLEGLDLGRIKTRNPVIKFVPMSLIACFGITEAHQRRHFEQMRDLKKRFSK; this is encoded by the coding sequence ATGGCACACACAGAATATACCTATGACTACTTGATTCAAGCATTTCAGCAAGCCAAAGCCACTGCTGAAAATCTGACTTCAGACTTAGATGAGGAAGTGTTTCTGCGCCGACCGGCGAAAGATAAATGGTGTATTGGAGAAATATTGAGCCATTTAGTGCAGACAGGGCGTGAGTATTTGCCGCAAATTAAAAAAGGCCTGAATAAACCGGACTTTGAGTTAAAAAAAGGCGCCGATCCTTTCATTCCCGGTTTTTTATTTCGATGGTTCATTCATCAGGTAAGCCCCGAGAATAAAAAAAAGCTCCCTACAGTGAAATCATTTCAACCCGAGCAAACTACTAGTATTGACCGGCACAAAGTGCTCCAGGATTTTCTTCAACTTCAGAATGAATTCATCATTATACTAAAAAAGTCTAAACTGGAAGGACTTGATTTGGGACGCATCAAAACCCGAAATCCTGTCATAAAATTTGTACCTATGTCACTAATCGCCTGTTTTGGAATTACCGAGGCGCATCAACGTCGGCATTTTGAGCAGATGAGAGACTTGAAAAAAAGGTTTTCTAAGTAA
- the umuD gene encoding translesion error-prone DNA polymerase V autoproteolytic subunit — protein sequence MEGLNIYQGGSVKKQRNELKLSYKAETGFVSPAADHLQKPLDLEELIVHRPAATFYVRAEGNAMKESGIHDGDILVVDRSVQAADGNIVIAAIDEEPVIRRLVKRGSRLFLISDNPKFEPIIIHPDTNWMIWGVVTYVIHKYKL from the coding sequence ATGGAAGGACTCAACATTTATCAAGGCGGGTCGGTAAAAAAACAGCGAAATGAGCTCAAGCTTTCATATAAAGCTGAAACCGGTTTTGTTTCTCCCGCCGCCGATCATCTCCAGAAACCATTGGATTTAGAGGAACTGATTGTACACCGGCCCGCAGCTACATTTTATGTCCGGGCTGAGGGAAATGCCATGAAAGAATCCGGAATCCATGACGGCGATATTTTGGTAGTAGACCGGTCTGTTCAGGCTGCTGATGGAAACATAGTGATTGCTGCAATTGATGAAGAACCGGTAATTCGAAGGCTGGTCAAGAGAGGCTCACGGCTGTTTTTAATTTCCGACAATCCAAAATTTGAGCCTATCATCATTCATCCCGATACCAACTGGATGATTTGGGGTGTGGTGACTTATGTCATACATAAATATAAGCTATGA
- a CDS encoding Y-family DNA polymerase, translated as MILKLDSFNNRSSIAYAMIDCNNFYASCERVFNPSLENKPIVILSNNDGCVIARSEEAKQLGIPMGAPEFKYRNFFKKTGVIVRSSNYPLYGDMSRRVMEALRDLTHDIEVYSIDEAFAEVSTNTHPDLEEYGRIIKETVFKWTGLPVSVGIAPSKTLAKIANETAKRNPAYKGVLNLCENPGTDHILKKMPLQKIWGIGHNLTIRLNRFDIKTAHDLKQKINHKRWVRKHLNVTGLRTVLELNGFPCIKLSEALDSRKGILTSRMFGKPLFDLTEIEEAVSTYVSRAAEKLRAQHSLASNIQVMLIGDKFKNPKSKYKYGAYTSFKVPTAHTPTLINAGKQITRSVHLPETKYKKAAIMLTGLVPNSEVQMDLFDPELYTRQQYTLMECIDQINTRHGRNTAAFAATGLHRKNEEEASWKMNQNFLSKRYTTEWEDIMIAKAK; from the coding sequence ATGATTTTAAAGCTGGACTCTTTCAATAACAGAAGCAGCATTGCCTATGCAATGATCGATTGCAACAATTTTTATGCTTCCTGTGAGCGGGTTTTTAATCCTTCGCTGGAAAACAAACCAATTGTTATTCTGTCCAACAATGATGGCTGTGTTATTGCCCGTTCGGAGGAAGCCAAGCAACTTGGTATCCCCATGGGCGCACCGGAGTTCAAATATCGAAATTTTTTTAAGAAAACCGGAGTAATTGTTCGCTCCTCTAACTATCCATTATATGGAGATATGTCGCGGCGGGTAATGGAAGCCCTTCGAGACCTCACGCACGATATTGAAGTTTACAGTATTGATGAGGCTTTTGCTGAAGTTTCCACCAACACGCATCCCGACCTGGAAGAATATGGTCGCATTATCAAAGAAACCGTTTTTAAATGGACCGGCCTTCCTGTATCGGTTGGAATTGCACCCAGTAAAACCCTTGCCAAGATTGCCAATGAAACAGCGAAAAGAAATCCTGCTTACAAAGGTGTTTTAAATTTATGTGAGAATCCGGGAACCGATCACATATTAAAAAAGATGCCTCTGCAGAAAATATGGGGAATCGGGCATAACCTAACCATCCGTCTGAACCGCTTTGATATTAAAACCGCCCATGACTTAAAACAAAAAATTAATCATAAACGCTGGGTAAGAAAGCACCTTAATGTAACCGGATTGAGAACCGTGCTCGAATTAAACGGCTTTCCATGCATCAAACTCAGTGAAGCCCTGGATTCCCGAAAAGGCATTCTCACCTCCCGCATGTTCGGTAAACCTCTCTTTGATCTTACCGAAATTGAAGAAGCTGTTTCTACCTATGTTTCTCGCGCAGCGGAAAAATTACGAGCTCAGCATTCACTCGCTTCCAATATACAGGTTATGCTGATCGGGGATAAATTCAAGAACCCAAAATCGAAGTATAAGTACGGGGCTTATACCTCTTTCAAGGTACCAACAGCGCATACTCCCACACTTATTAATGCAGGCAAACAGATCACCAGATCCGTTCACCTCCCCGAAACCAAATACAAGAAAGCGGCCATCATGCTAACCGGATTGGTGCCCAACAGTGAGGTACAAATGGACTTATTTGATCCTGAACTTTATACCCGGCAACAATACACGCTGATGGAATGTATAGACCAAATAAATACCCGACATGGGAGAAACACCGCTGCTTTTGCAGCCACCGGCTTGCATCGGAAGAATGAGGAGGAAGCTTCTTGGAAAATGAATCAGAACTTTTTGAGCAAAAGATATACCACAGAATGGGAAGACATAATGATCGCTAAAGCAAAATAA
- a CDS encoding FAD-dependent oxidoreductase, with protein sequence MKNAERSFWESELYNREHDLIIVGAGLTGQSIAYFYKQNHPDEKVLVIDRGFYPIGASTRNAGFACFGSVTEHMADMEIEEEAKIIDRIRRRFNGLQLLRQTLGDENIDYREPGAFEIFTDDEVFQKAVAQLDIVNRWLVEAAGKEDVYEITEINGFPAISIRHEGCLHPGKMMRTLYEKNLEQGVEFRWQSQVQNIDEASGVVNLGNDVQLKASQLAIATNSFTSSLLKEVDIKPGRGFVFVTKPIPDFKWKGTFHYDGGYYYFREVGENQLLLGGARSLDIDVETTIEFGTNEKIKNHLISFANNVLKLPEGWGVEKEWSGIMGFTSTKSPILKRISEKAIVVAGLSGMGVALGMQLGKEASELVRK encoded by the coding sequence ATGAAAAACGCAGAACGCTCTTTTTGGGAATCGGAACTGTATAACCGGGAACATGACCTGATTATAGTGGGTGCGGGGCTTACAGGGCAATCGATAGCATATTTCTATAAGCAAAATCATCCGGATGAAAAAGTGTTGGTGATAGATCGTGGCTTTTATCCGATTGGTGCCAGCACCAGGAATGCAGGTTTTGCTTGTTTTGGTTCAGTTACAGAACACATGGCTGATATGGAAATCGAGGAAGAGGCCAAAATTATTGACCGAATCCGGCGAAGGTTTAACGGGTTGCAACTGCTTCGCCAGACCCTAGGAGATGAAAATATTGATTATCGTGAACCCGGTGCCTTTGAAATTTTTACTGATGATGAAGTATTTCAGAAAGCAGTTGCCCAACTGGATATTGTAAACAGATGGCTTGTTGAAGCGGCCGGGAAAGAGGATGTCTATGAGATTACAGAGATTAACGGATTTCCTGCCATAAGCATCAGGCACGAAGGGTGCCTTCATCCCGGAAAAATGATGCGTACTTTATATGAGAAAAACTTAGAACAAGGCGTGGAATTTCGGTGGCAATCTCAGGTGCAAAATATTGATGAAGCGAGTGGGGTTGTTAATCTTGGAAATGACGTTCAGTTAAAAGCCTCTCAATTAGCTATTGCGACTAACTCCTTTACCTCTTCACTCTTAAAAGAAGTGGATATAAAACCGGGAAGAGGGTTTGTATTTGTGACTAAACCCATCCCTGACTTTAAATGGAAAGGCACCTTTCATTATGATGGCGGATACTATTATTTCAGGGAAGTAGGTGAGAATCAATTACTGCTTGGCGGTGCTCGAAGTTTAGACATTGATGTTGAAACAACAATAGAATTTGGAACGAATGAAAAAATTAAAAACCACCTCATATCCTTTGCAAACAATGTTTTGAAGTTGCCGGAAGGGTGGGGAGTTGAAAAAGAATGGTCGGGAATAATGGGATTCACAAGTACCAAAAGCCCTATTCTCAAGCGCATTTCAGAAAAAGCCATTGTGGTTGCGGGTTTAAGCGGAATGGGAGTGGCCCTGGGTATGCAACTCGGAAAAGAAGCTTCGGAGTTAGTGAGAAAGTGA
- a CDS encoding M20 family metallopeptidase, whose amino-acid sequence MHSKIKELAKKYFSDTISTRKYLHQHPEVSFKEFETTKFIKNELDKLKIPYESPLETGCVGILEGGKKSDRVIALRADIDALPILEQGETKSSFISKNEGVAHCCGHDAHTSNLLTSARILKELQSEIEGKILLVFQPGEEKLPGGGKLLSETGFLQKHKVQAIYGLHTSPMHKPGTIATKPGPLMASTSEFEVEIIGKGGHAARAHEAIDPVVLSAQYVNAIQTIASRNVDPAEPVVVTIGKIEGGTAHNIIPEKVKLWGTARTLLPETEDLVIERLEALAKGITESAGGGYTFSFNKGYPSIINTEKEAETVLSTMKKLFGEESALEMRRPVMAGEDFAFYLQHFPGAFFFVGSGSEESDSLYPWHHPKYNVDDRFFEVAIPLMVSLAFDHQ is encoded by the coding sequence ATGCATTCCAAAATTAAAGAATTGGCAAAAAAATATTTTTCGGATACCATTTCAACCCGAAAATACTTGCATCAACATCCAGAGGTGAGTTTTAAGGAATTTGAGACTACTAAGTTCATTAAGAACGAATTGGATAAGCTTAAAATACCCTATGAAAGTCCGCTTGAAACCGGGTGTGTGGGTATTTTGGAGGGCGGTAAAAAATCTGATCGGGTTATTGCATTGCGTGCAGATATAGATGCATTGCCAATTTTGGAACAAGGAGAAACCAAGAGTTCATTTATTTCAAAGAATGAAGGGGTGGCTCATTGTTGTGGTCATGATGCACATACTTCAAATCTTTTGACCTCTGCCAGGATTTTAAAGGAACTACAAAGTGAAATTGAAGGAAAAATATTACTCGTTTTCCAACCCGGGGAAGAGAAACTGCCCGGTGGCGGGAAGCTGCTGAGCGAGACCGGATTTCTGCAAAAACATAAGGTACAGGCTATTTATGGCTTACATACCTCACCTATGCACAAGCCCGGAACCATCGCTACAAAACCGGGCCCGTTGATGGCTTCTACTTCAGAATTTGAAGTAGAGATCATTGGTAAAGGTGGCCATGCAGCGAGGGCCCATGAGGCCATTGACCCTGTTGTGCTTTCTGCGCAGTATGTAAATGCTATTCAAACCATAGCCAGCCGAAATGTAGATCCAGCCGAACCGGTGGTAGTGACAATTGGTAAAATTGAAGGAGGAACTGCACATAACATCATTCCTGAAAAAGTTAAGCTCTGGGGAACGGCAAGAACATTATTGCCGGAAACGGAAGATTTGGTGATTGAAAGACTCGAAGCTTTGGCGAAAGGAATTACCGAATCAGCAGGCGGCGGATATACATTCAGTTTCAATAAAGGATACCCGTCAATTATCAATACCGAAAAAGAAGCTGAAACGGTACTCAGTACTATGAAAAAATTATTTGGGGAAGAATCAGCTTTAGAGATGCGACGCCCTGTGATGGCGGGAGAAGATTTCGCGTTTTATTTACAGCATTTTCCCGGCGCATTCTTTTTTGTGGGAAGTGGAAGTGAGGAATCAGACTCTTTGTATCCATGGCATCATCCCAAGTATAATGTGGATGATCGATTTTTTGAAGTAGCTATACCTTTGATGGTTTCATTAGCCTTTGATCACCAATGA